A single region of the Penaeus monodon isolate SGIC_2016 chromosome 18, NSTDA_Pmon_1, whole genome shotgun sequence genome encodes:
- the LOC119584261 gene encoding trichohyalin-like isoform X2 gives MEDIQSWWELPSIAHFCSLFRAAFDLLDFDIEELEEALLTDGLDDTGSPLLVELTVRLVQGCLPGKTVNATNYQSYLRKLFKHKCQEDPTRENLFKEGDLRYLPLRRKVEILHAVCDFRLEAEDVLDLLKNLESDSLRVEPLGYDDSGSTYWYFYGTRLYREDHSLYHPHRRKPKDKDKEKEDKRKKKRKKKGHKNEDSEEEVEEPKSVWQVQCFSEEDWNNLAEKFENCASKLERSLLQTLREDFLPEIPRLFQEKEKIQRKRMMEFAPRRSSGRVQKLKEKKEEEEKKLAIEIVEQEKRRQLEEEKKKKRKEEESVSGEKTERKKAREVLKEEVIQETASPPKVNKSPRERKRSESHENKSRERPEVEVIEINDTSEVEEEEEEVKEPIKKVKEVREKKAMDYSQEESPQKRRGRKPGRKPGSKKRVTKEEVSDEEEESSKPQVYSGRKTNNSLSSVAFSLSPAAVVPEPNVTAVNTVTSPPTKKKVKSAHMVLQTEDDLRTGMYKVLEHLRDHEDAWPFHDAVEEEYAPNYYAVIRRPMHISRMEERLDAGYYTNLAMFEGDFKLMMDNCKLYNGPESEYTHMAYNLEKVFAKLKAKYLEADLSSDEEMYIDMSYQQSAKRKKRRNNSDEKENTRIDGEKLSPKKRGRKKKKVGRKPKEKHISDVIIPPNKERKKGKFGREKDKEKEKPKKDKPKIDQYEFRDDDEEEDDDDDEDFDIPPLLVREDPYPEEDDEEEEEMEDYVLDTKKPILDHPPEEKEEEEAGEGEEEEDEDEEEEEEEEEEEEEIEQKMVIPAVKNKIGRPRKEDIIKKTVHKDAIGIEKKEEIEGEDVDDDDDDDIEPDVCMYYNNEDYRSDEDNDEEKSNADYISEKHNELFGEIDDIEDDEVVEEEEEEGEDGEEGGDKAQVSEKGKHNHVGKQNKKKGGIGKDKEKKKHKHGDKHDKHHHHHHHHHHHHHHHHKSKTKDGKHHKKKNKHAGEKDSKKILKVEDVYDYSDEEEREREREREREREREREREHDRDRDLDLDLELDLEQTEVAEPVEEVEEAQPVAKTKEETPGKKKKKVKHRGKHEKHGKHHDKQEKHEKHEKHKEGKVKEGKKEGKKKNSKKKKITAKNMAAINALSEATEQTLKDITTMLDDPTVPRFSEYSSASNSPSRKVTAEEFEAIAFKIEAEYRKKLMMDEPKEKEKKAHKKKKRKNGSGEDGEEEPKKKKIKKEKKAESDKESLDNTKELFKDIKDGRIKPGAIIKSKDIAKKEGVVKKETKNSSEGKPKAKTNPFGKINKQEDSKLTTLIAKAKESRIGLVPNSEVGDSPKLSLGSIIRSGDIGTGMKSSREANSADEEEKWETKEKWDSPWENRWEKIPEKEEAPSVREEEEKEEVQEVEEFPERISEEPPPTPRAPEIKQERATPNLSAWFKAFGTPKLSSAGPKKMPEDQVDSPKEPEDTEVIHVDDMSEVEESEVGMLERPPPSPLPPPSPEPPVSPEPPLSPEKPPETPWYEKLDEKLEDEPIWKKMKPDEEDDPYKFEEEELDRAREEAKKLEVERQRKASVSSSGVSDRSPLNHSFDSDRSPAAFSSEGERSPMTRSPHTPGFGAKQFSPVPEKSPSVPAYSPRYENALSKPFPSYDPEKAKYQANGAITVGFYQDMTDKPAGDSAEKQTTEPKPTESPVYSPTVPYMSSFYSSKADASKKQKSPASYASFYSSSDTALEKAKTPNYYSASAPATPTDKPSPAPLTSTEPAEKTKPQYSYYSYDPTKPLTDQYKSTGSVQPTQPQKKPPGYYNSHDGVKKQTPTLSPAAPTGPLTPTLASPVQVGLTTPAPAIQEKSEMQPLKKRAAIDKGCQDFPNNSSVTAAAVSPVDSSATQWAGRKSAEDSPVARNTAPPNVTVPFSPHPSALPANLANLSQIVSRITEPEANRPVPDKELSKSPAEPPRAPAAFPNPEPAIGKSLPPTPFAVAGGQTPTQVPVLDIERSGISAVNDLTDLHQQSLNLASRVQPAELARQIEADPRLQDRSMQPNYHQQITSPHMQTQPGLGSPQQITKPPQTPQSQIHSHPQPPIAHQKPSEGSRPSSRDLPPAHATEKSHMYLQQKSMWTSSLATSLANSLASSLPSSMVTSLATSLGSSLATTSVIASLQKMGSLQGDRLTQDRLTQERLAQLDRAALASLASRTGQANLFSHELLPRGSVAASQTQVGTGPSSGSSSGGGSSSGTPVSAGRSASGSSSGTGGSTPAATGNSVELGLSRSYTNMMTGQSSPLFGRGEGALTPGSLPRPLSGSSSPFLSQSPGLSAALGLPGAPRTPTPAHQQSHQSLSSLSQGSFPSLPRDPRDPISQSHPSLQIPSLNSISSSQAQTLSHLNAANLASYSGRDSLALMNQQSRGALAGGLVDPTSQLYQQYLQQRQEELILRSAGAHPSHLAAHQSMMIQQGLMSAAGFSSGYPPSLGLRPGSYQGMNRPWL, from the exons ATATCCAGTCATGGTGGGAGTTACCGAGTATCGCACACTTCTGCTCACTCTTCAGAGCCGCTTTCGATCTTCTTGATTTTGACATTGAG GAGTTGGAGGAGGCACTACTGACAGATGGGTTGGATGATACAGGTAGCCCCCTGCTGGTGGAGCTGACAGTGCGCCTAGTGCAGGGCTGTCTCCCAGGCAAGACAGTCAATGCTACAAACTACCAGAGCTACCTCAGGAAGCTCTTCAAACATAAATGTCAG GAGGATCCGACGAGAGAAAATTTATTCAAAGAAGGTGATCTCAGATATCTTCCTTTAAGAAGAAAAGTGGAAATCCTTCATGCCGTCTGTGACTTTAGATTAGAAGCAGAGGATGTTCTTGATCTCCTAAAA aatCTAGAATCTGATAGTTTACGGGTGGAGCCACTCGGGTATGACGACAGCGGCTCTacttattggtatttttatggCACCCGGCTCTACAGAGAAGACCACTCACTCTACCACCCACACAGACGGAAACCAAaggataaagacaaagaaaaagaagataagagaaaaaagaagcgtAAGAAAAAAGGCCACAAGAATGAGGATAGTGAAGAGGAGGTTGAagaaccaaagtcagtgtggcaG gTTCAGTGTTTCTCAGAGGAGGACTGGAATAATCTAGCAGAGAAATTTGAAAATTGTGCTTCCAAGTTAGAACGCAGTTTGCTGCAGACTCTTCGGGAGGATTTTCTTCCTGAAATTCCAAGACTctttcaggaaaaggaaaag ATACAGAGGAAACGAATGATGGAATTTGCCCCTCGGAGATCATCAGGAAGAGTACAGAaactgaaagagaagaaagaagaggaagagaaaaaattggCCATAGAAATAGttgaacaagagaagagaagacagctggaagaagagaagaagaagaaaagaaaggaagaagagtcTGTTtcaggagagaagacagagag AAAAAAGGCCCGTGAGGTGTTGAAAGAGGAAGTCATCCAGGAGACAGCTTCGCCGCCCAAGGTTAACAAATCCcctagagaaaggaagagaagtgaaAGCCACGAGAACAAAAGTAGAGAAAGACCAGAAGTCGAGGTAATTGAGATAAATGACACTtcggaggtagaggaggaggaggaggaggtcaaggAACCAATAAAGAAAGTCAAAGAAGTCCGGGAAAAGAAAGCCATGGACTATTCTCAGGAAGAATCTccacagaagagaagagggagaaaaccgGGAAGAAAACCTGGATCCAAAAAGCGCGTCACCAAGGAGGAAGTgtcggatgaggaggaggagagctctAAGCCTCAG GTATATAGTGGGCGGAAAACAAACAACTCTTTGTCATCTGTGGCGTTTTCACTCAGTCCAGCAGCAGTTGTGCCTGAACCTAATGTTACTGCTGTCAACACAGTCACTTCTCCACCAACTAAGAAGAAAGTTAAAAGTGCTCATAT GGTTCTTCAAACAGAGGATGACCTTCGCACAGGAATGTATAAGGTCTTGGAACATCTACGAGATCATGAGGATGCCTGGCCCTTCCATGATGCTGTAGAGGAGGAGTATGCCCCTAACTATTATGCTGTTATTAGAAGGCCTATGCACATCAGTCGG ATGGAAGAACGTCTCGATGCTGGGTATTACACTAATCTTGCCATGTTTGAAGGTGACTTCAAACTCATGATGGACAATTGCAAATTGTATAATGGACCAGAGAGTG AATACACACACATGGCATACAATCTGGAGAAAGTTTTTGCAAAGCTCAAAGCCAAATATTTGGAGGCGGATCTTTCTTCGGATGAAGAGATGTACATAGACATGAGCTACCAGCAGTcagccaaaagaaagaaaagacgaaataaCAGTGATGAGAAAGAGAACACAAGAATAGATGGTGAGAAACTTTCACCAAAGAAGAGGGGAcgcaagaagaagaaagtaggaaGGAAGCCAAAAGAGAAACATATTAGTGATGTAATTATCCCACCcaacaaggagaggaagaagggcaaGTTTggcagagaaaaagacaaagaaaaggagaagccgAAGAAGGACAAACCAAAGATTGATCAGTATGAGTtcagagatgatgatgaagaggaagatgatgatgatgatgaagattttgATATACCTCCACTGCTGGTGAGGGAAGACCCATATcctgaggaagatgatgaagaggaggaggagatggaagactATGTACTAGACACCAAAAAGCCTATCCTAGATCATCCtccagaagaaaaggaagaggaggaagcaggagagggagaagaggaggaggatgaggatgaggaagaggaggaggaagaagaggaggaggaagaggaaattgagCAAAAGATGGTCATTCCAGCTGTGAAGAATAAGATAGGAAGACCAAGAAAAGAAGACATTATTAAAAAGACTGTCCATAAGGATGCGATaggaatagaaaagaaggaagagattgAAGGGGAAGAtgtggatgatgacgatgatgatgatatagagcCAGATGTTTGCATGTATTACAACAATGAAGATTACAgaagtgatgaagataatgacgaaGAAAAGAGTAATGCAGACTACATAAGTGAAAAACACAATGAACTCTTTGGAGAGATTGATGACATTGAGGATGATGAAGTggttgaagaagaggaggaagagggagaagatggagaggagggaggagacaagGCACAAGTGTCAGAGAAGGGGAAACACAACCACGTCGGGAagcagaacaagaaaaaaggcgGGATTGgtaaagacaaggaaaagaagaagcacaAACATGGGGACAAGCAtgacaaacaccaccaccaccaccatcatcaccatcatcaccaccatcaccatcacaagaGCAAAACAAAAGATGGCAAACAccataagaaaaagaacaagcatGCAGGGGAAAAGGATAGCAAAAAGATCCTGAAGGTAGAGGATGTATACGACTACTCGGACGAAGAAGAACGTGAACGTGAACGCGAGCGCGAACGGGAACGTGAACGCGAACGTGAACGTGAACATGATCGTGATCGTGATCTTGATCTTGATCTTGAACTTGATCTTGAACAAACAGAGGTGGCTGAgccggtggaggaggtggaggaggcccaGCCTGTTGCCAAGACCAAAGAAGAGACCCctggcaagaagaagaagaaagtaaaacacAGGGGGAAGCATGAGAAGCATGGGAAGCACCATGATAAACAAGAGAAACATGAGAAGCACGAGAAGCACAAAGAAGGCAAGGtgaaagaaggtaaaaaagaaggaaagaagaaaaacagtaagaagaaaaagataactgCTAAGAACATGGCTGCCATTAATGCACTGTCTGAAGCTACTGAACAGACACTAAAG GATATAACAACAATGCTGGATGACCCAACAGTGCCACGCTTCAGTGAATACTCTTCAGCCAGCAACTCTCCATCTCGGAAGGTCACTGCCGAGGAATTTGAAGCAATTGCATTCAAAATTGAAGCAGAGTACCGCAAAAAATTGATGATGGATGaaccaaaagaaaaggagaagaaagcacataagaagaaaaagaggaagaatggcAGTGGAGAAGATGGTGAAGaagaaccaaagaaaaagaagataaagaaggaaaagaaggcagAAAGTGATAAAGAAAGTTTAGACAACACAAAAGAACTTTTCAAAGATATAAAAGATGGCAGAATAAAACCTGGAGCCATTATTAAATCTAAAGACATTGCCAAGAAAGAGGGTGTTgtgaagaaggagacaaagaattCATCAGAAggaaaaccaaaagcaaaaactAATCCCTTcggcaaaataaacaaacaagaagatTCAAAATTGACAACCCTCATTGCCAAAGCCAAAGAGTCACGCATAGGTCTAGTACCAAATAGTGAGGTCGGGGACAGCCCAAAGCTCAGTTTAGGCAGTATTATTCGCTCAGGTGATATCGGCACAGGTATGAAGTCTTCAAGAGAAGCCAACAGTGCCgatgaggaagagaagtgggAGACGAAAGAGAAATGGGATAGCCCGTGGGAGAACAGATGGGAAAAGATTCCGGAGAAGGAAGAGGCTCCGTCGgtgcgggaggaagaggagaaagaggaggtacaAGAGGTGGAGGAGTTTCCTGAGAGAATTAGCGAGGAGCCCCCTCCGACTCCACGCGCACCAGAGATCAAACAGGAGAGAGCCACCCCCAACTTGAGTGCTTGGTTCAAGGCCTTTGGCACACCTAAGCTGTCCTCAGCAGGGCCCAAGAAGATGCCTGAAGACCAGGTCGATAGTCCGAAAGAGCCGGAAGACACTGAGGTGATCCATGTTGACGACATGTCAGAGGTGGAGGAGAGTGAAGTAGGGATGCTGGAACGGCCGCCACCTTCACCACTGCCCCCGCCCAGCCCTGAGCCACCTGTATCGCCAGAGCCTCCCCTGTCACCCGAGAAGCCTCCCGAGACCCCCTGGTACGAAAAGCTGGACGAGAAGCTAGAGGATGAGCCAATATGGAAGAAGATGAAG ccTGATGAGGAGGATGACCCATACAAGTTTGAAGAGGAAGAACTCGATCGTGCACGTGAAGAAGCGAAGAAGCTTGAGGTGGAGAGACAGCGGAAGGCCTCTGTTTCCTCATCTGGGGTGTCTGACCGGTCGCCCCTCAACCACAGCTTTGACTCTGACCGCTCTCCTGCAGCCTTCTCTTCAGAAGGGGAGCGCTCGCCTATGACTAGGTCTCCTCACACCCCAGGTTTTGGTGCCAAGCAATTCTCGCCAGTACCAGAAAAGTCCCCGAGTGTGCCTGCATACTCGCCTCGATACGAGAATGCTCTCTCCAAACCATTCCCTTCGTATGATCCAGAGAAGGCAAAGTATCAGGCTAATGGGGCCATTACTGTTGGATTTTACCAGGACATGACTGATAAACCTGCAGGGGACAGTGCTGAAAAGCAGACTACTGAACCAAAACCAACAGAATCACCAGTATACAGTCCTACAGTGCCATACATGAGCTCCTTTTACTCTAGCAAGGCTGATGCTAGCAAGAAACAAAAGTCTCCAGCTAGCTATGCCAGTTTCTACAGTTCATCAGATACCGCTCTGGAAAAAGCCAAGACTCCAAACTACTATTCGGCTTCTGCTCCAGCCACACCCACAGATAAGCCGTCCCCAGCACCTTTGACATCAACTGAGCCAGCAGAAAAGACCAAACCCCAGTATAGTTACTATTCTTATGATCCAACAAAGCCCCTTACTGATCAGTATAAGAGCACTGGCTCTGTGCAGCCCACACAACCTCAGAAGAAGCCCCCAGGCTACTACAACAGCCATGATGGGGTGAAAAAGCAGACTCCAACACTATCACCAGCAGCCCCAACTGGTCCTCTGACTCCTACTTTGGCATCTCCAGTGCAGGTTGGATTAACAACACCTGCCCCAGCAATTCAGGAAAAATCAGAAATGCAACCATTGAAAAAGAGAGCAGCAATAGACAAAGGTTGTCAAGATTTCCCAAATAATTCCAGTGTGACAGCAGCAGCAGTCAGTCCGGTTGACAGCTCAGCAACTCAGTGGGCAGGTCGTAAATCTGCAGAAGATAGTCCAGTGGCTCGAAATACAGCACCTCCTAATGTGACagttcccttttctcctcatccCTCAGCACTGCCAGCCAATCTTGCCAACTTATCACAGATTGTGTCACGCATCACAGAGCCAGAAGCGAATAGACCAGTTCCTGATAAGGAGTTGTCCAAATCACCAGCTGAACCTCCACGAGCACCTGCAGCATTTCCCAATCCTGAACCTGCTATTGGAAAATCTTTGCCACCTACTCCATTTGCTGTGGCGGGAGGACAGACGCCAACACAGGTTCCAGTGTTAGACATAGAGCGCAGTGGTATAAGTGCTGTTAATGATTTGACAGACTTGCATCAGCAGAGTTTGAATCTTGCAAGTCGTGTTCAACCAGCAGAATTGGCTCGGCAGATTGAAGCTGACCCTAGATTACAAGATCGGTCAATGCAGCCTAATTATCATCAACAGATCACAAGTCCTCATATGCAAACACAGCCTGGCTTGGGCTCTCCACAGCAGATAACCAAACCCCCACAGACACCACAGTCTCAAATCCACAGTCATCCTCAGCCTCCAATAGCACACCAAAAGCCTAGTGAAGGAAGTCGTCCTTCCAGTCGTGACTTGCCACCTGCTCATGCCACTGAAAAATCACATATGTATCTCCAGCAAAAGAGTATGTGGACTTCCAGTTTAGCAACTAGTTTGGCCAACAGTCTTGCCTCCAGTTTACCATCAAGTATGGTTACTAGTCTAGCAACTAGTTTAGGATCATCTTTGGCTACTACATCAGTCATTGCTTCGCTGCAGAAGATGGGCTCATTACAGGGAGACCGCCTGACACAAGATAGACTAACACAAGAGCGCTTAGCGCAACTAGACCGTGCAGCTTTAGCCTCACTGGCCAGTCGAACTGGACAGGCGAATCTGTTTTCACATGAACTCTTACCTCGTGGATCAGTTGCTGCAAGTCAGACTCAGGTTGGTACTGGTCCAAGTAGTGGAAGTTCATCAGGTGGTGGTAGCTCATCAGGGACTCCAGTGTCAGCAGGGCGGTCAGCCTCTGGCTCCAGTTCTGGTACTGGAGGATCCACACCAGCAGCCACTGGTAATAGCGTGGAGTTGGGTTTAAGTCGTTCCTACACCAACATGATGACAGGCCAGTCATCACCACTCTTTGGCCGAGGGGAAGGTGCTCTTACTCCTGGATCTTTACCACGTCCACTCTCTGGTTCCTCATCTCCATTCCTGTCTCAATCACCAGGGCTAAGTGCTGCTCTTGGTCTTCCTGGAGCTCCTCGCACTCCTACTCCAGCTCATCAGCAGTCTCATCAAAGTCTCTCTAGCCTCAGTCAGGGTAGTTTTCCATCTCTTCCAAGAGACCCAAGGGACCCCATTTCACAATCCCATCCATCACTACAAATTCCAAGTCTTAATTCAATATCTTCAAGTCAAGCGCAGACCCTCAGTCATCTCAATGCGGCTAACTTGGCTTCCTATTCTGGAAGAGATTCCTTAGCACTCATGAACCAACAAAGCCGAGGCGCTTTAGCTGGTGGCTTAGTGGATCCCACCTCACAGCTTTACCAGCAGTACCTTCAGCAGAGACAAGAGGAACTAATCTTAAGGTCTGCTGGAGCACACCCCTCACATCTGGCTGCCCACCAGTCTATGATGATACAGCAGGGCCTGATGAGTGCAGCTGGTTTCTCCTCTGGCTACCCTCCTTCACTTGGCCTGAGACCAGGCTCGTACCAGGGCATGAATCGCCCCTGGCTCTAA